Proteins co-encoded in one Kutzneria chonburiensis genomic window:
- a CDS encoding bifunctional phosphatase PAP2/diacylglycerol kinase family protein: protein MRRSAALRPSRADLVVKKLSTSANHSMIWFTAAAVLATIPGRGRRAALRGLVAIAGASFTANALGKQVFPRRRPAADLVPVARRLTRRPTSSSFPSGHAASAAAFTTAVAMESPVAAAFVAPVAAAVAYSRVHTGVHWPSDVACGAAIGVGLGLLTRRWWPLGVGQPAESDAPVHAAVLQDGEGLTIVANPNSGPDDTDPAVQIKAAWPKASVIRIDDLSGQDLSEARALGAAGGDGTVAAVAAAAADAELPLAVVPAGTLNHFARDIGVESLEQTRIATENGAGIGIGLGSVSVDGDEPVIFLNTASLGGYPDLVLLRDKHAKRLGKWPAGAYALVRILHEAEPLTVTINGRRQTVWMVFVGNNPYLPKGFAPATRHRLDSGLLDVRFIRADIPFSRTRFVLAALAGALHRSHTYRQLDLPSFTVRVHGRPVAIATDGEVRAEGTVFTFASRPTALTVYR, encoded by the coding sequence ATGCGCAGGTCGGCGGCGCTGCGGCCGTCCCGCGCCGATCTTGTCGTCAAGAAGCTGTCGACCTCGGCGAATCACAGCATGATCTGGTTCACGGCCGCGGCCGTGCTGGCCACCATCCCCGGTCGGGGTCGGCGGGCGGCGCTGCGCGGCCTGGTGGCCATCGCCGGAGCCAGCTTCACCGCCAACGCCCTGGGCAAGCAGGTCTTTCCCCGCCGACGCCCCGCCGCCGACCTGGTTCCGGTGGCCCGGCGGCTGACCCGACGGCCCACGTCCTCCTCCTTCCCGTCCGGTCACGCCGCGTCGGCCGCCGCCTTCACCACGGCCGTGGCCATGGAGTCGCCGGTCGCCGCCGCGTTCGTCGCGCCGGTCGCCGCGGCCGTGGCCTACTCGCGCGTGCACACCGGCGTGCACTGGCCGTCCGACGTGGCCTGCGGCGCCGCCATCGGCGTCGGTCTCGGGCTGCTCACGCGCCGCTGGTGGCCGCTGGGCGTCGGCCAACCGGCCGAATCCGACGCGCCCGTGCATGCCGCCGTGCTCCAGGACGGGGAGGGGTTGACCATCGTCGCCAACCCCAACTCCGGGCCGGACGACACCGACCCGGCCGTGCAGATCAAGGCGGCCTGGCCCAAGGCCAGCGTGATCCGCATCGACGACCTGTCCGGGCAGGACCTGTCCGAGGCCCGGGCCCTCGGCGCGGCCGGCGGTGACGGCACGGTCGCCGCCGTCGCCGCGGCGGCCGCCGATGCCGAGCTGCCGCTGGCCGTCGTGCCCGCCGGCACGCTCAACCACTTCGCCCGTGACATCGGCGTCGAGAGCCTGGAGCAGACCCGCATCGCCACCGAAAACGGCGCCGGGATCGGCATCGGCCTGGGATCCGTGTCCGTGGACGGCGATGAGCCGGTGATCTTCCTGAACACCGCCAGCCTCGGCGGATACCCCGACCTGGTCCTGCTGCGCGACAAGCACGCCAAGCGCCTCGGCAAATGGCCCGCCGGCGCCTACGCCCTCGTCCGCATCCTGCACGAGGCCGAGCCGCTCACCGTCACGATCAACGGCCGCCGGCAGACGGTGTGGATGGTGTTCGTCGGCAACAACCCCTACCTGCCCAAGGGCTTTGCCCCCGCCACCCGTCACCGCCTCGACTCCGGCCTTCTCGACGTGCGCTTCATCCGCGCCGACATCCCGTTCTCGCGCACCCGGTTCGTACTCGCCGCCCTCGCCGGCGCCCTGCACCGCAGCCACACCTACCGCCAGCTCGACCTGCCCTCGTTCACCGTCCGTGTGCACGGCCGCCCCGTTGCCATCGCCACCGACGGCGAGGTCCGCGCCGAGGGCACCGTGTTCACCTTCGCCTCCCGTCCCACTGCGCTAACCGTGTATCGCTGA
- a CDS encoding bacteriophage holin: protein MLYVIAALVVVLGLVPLGVTLQRTLRKAARLKSTAARAQADIADRRGLIRARIAALGVALAQRRRIGSEHGVAGTAAEVEGRHR, encoded by the coding sequence GTGTTGTACGTCATCGCCGCGCTGGTGGTCGTGCTGGGGCTGGTGCCCCTGGGCGTCACGCTGCAGCGCACCCTGCGCAAGGCCGCCCGGTTGAAGAGCACGGCGGCGCGGGCGCAGGCCGACATCGCCGATCGGCGGGGGCTGATCCGGGCCAGGATCGCCGCGCTGGGAGTGGCGCTCGCCCAACGCCGTAGGATCGGGTCGGAGCACGGGGTCGCCGGCACGGCGGCGGAGGTTGAGGGGCGGCATCGGTGA
- a CDS encoding UbiA family prenyltransferase — translation MSTVSGLVRASHPAPAVAVTVISMGLAVVWGRSPAGIAAVGAAILAGQLSVGWLNDYLDRDRDAASGRQDKPIPNGEVAAKAVLVAFGAASVALVPLSFLSGLIPGFVHLVAVGSAWSYNALLKGTAFSVLPYAVSFAAGPAFVVLGVPATPPWWLLTAGALLGSGAHFANALPDLAQDLATGVRGLPHRLGPRYSWAATCLLLLAAAAVLNPYAVALSAVVLLFGRRHPFQAAMLVSLLDVVLLIVTTP, via the coding sequence GTGTCCACCGTCTCCGGATTGGTCCGCGCGAGCCATCCCGCGCCGGCCGTCGCGGTCACGGTGATCTCCATGGGCTTGGCCGTCGTCTGGGGCCGTTCGCCCGCCGGCATCGCCGCCGTCGGTGCCGCCATCCTCGCCGGGCAGCTCTCCGTCGGCTGGCTCAACGACTACCTCGACCGAGACCGCGATGCCGCCTCCGGTCGTCAGGACAAGCCCATCCCCAACGGCGAGGTCGCCGCGAAAGCGGTGTTGGTGGCGTTTGGCGCAGCGAGCGTGGCTCTCGTGCCACTGTCTTTCCTCTCCGGCCTCATCCCCGGCTTCGTGCACCTGGTGGCCGTCGGCAGCGCTTGGAGCTACAACGCCCTACTCAAGGGCACTGCCTTCTCCGTGCTCCCCTACGCCGTCTCTTTCGCCGCCGGCCCCGCTTTCGTCGTGCTCGGCGTCCCCGCCACTCCCCCGTGGTGGCTCCTCACCGCCGGCGCCCTACTCGGTTCCGGCGCCCACTTCGCCAACGCCCTGCCCGACCTCGCCCAGGATCTCGCCACCGGCGTCCGCGGCCTCCCCCACCGCCTCGGCCCCCGCTACAGCTGGGCCGCCACCTGCCTCCTCCTGCTCGCAGCCGCCGCCGTCCTCAACCCGTACGCCGTCGCCCTCTCCGCCGTAGTCCTCCTCTTCGGCCGCCGCCACCCCTTCCAGGCCGCCATGCTCGTCTCACTCCTGGACGTCGTCCTGCTGATCGTCACGACGCCGTAG
- a CDS encoding histidine-type phosphatase, which yields MNRVASALALGLCALLATPTPSYAGPQAENARDSYGTKASYEPAQNPRTYQGVPKGFEPVFTETVSRHGSRAATDGDDAALILTLWDRAAADGLLTPLGQEFGPDARALDAAMAKVGYGRLSGRGKDELAATAGRLRQRLPGLFTTIAEKGEKIDVVSSGQGRAVDSGTVFTDALTAADPALKPLVGPARTDPDLLYFHKAAGGAAYRDWLANDQRLATTLTSLTNQDASHRAAVRVLGRIFKPAFVQRIVAGKFSSTANDLTAAQAVYNLYSIAPAMRDESPAGRGWGMDRYLAPRDAAWFGYLSDLADFYKKGPSFADSDITYKMANVLLDDFFKQAEAKRDGTSALGAELRFTHAEEIIPLAALMRLPGSTKAVTVGQPFTYATNPWRGAAVSPMAANIQWDMYRKGDTYLVRALYNEQETAFKPGCRAVSKGSYFYDLSELERCFGRTGS from the coding sequence GTGAATCGAGTCGCCTCCGCGCTCGCCCTCGGGCTCTGTGCGCTGCTTGCCACGCCGACGCCGTCATACGCCGGACCGCAGGCCGAGAACGCCCGGGACAGCTACGGCACCAAGGCGTCGTATGAGCCGGCGCAGAACCCTCGGACGTACCAGGGCGTCCCGAAGGGCTTCGAGCCGGTGTTCACCGAGACCGTCTCCCGGCACGGCTCCCGCGCCGCCACCGACGGCGACGACGCCGCCCTGATCCTCACGTTGTGGGACCGGGCCGCGGCGGATGGCCTGCTCACCCCACTGGGCCAGGAGTTCGGCCCGGATGCACGGGCACTGGACGCCGCCATGGCGAAGGTCGGGTACGGCCGGCTGAGCGGCCGGGGCAAGGACGAGCTGGCGGCGACCGCCGGCCGGTTGCGGCAGCGGCTGCCGGGGCTGTTCACGACGATCGCCGAAAAGGGCGAGAAGATCGACGTGGTCAGCTCCGGGCAGGGGCGGGCCGTGGACAGCGGCACGGTCTTCACGGACGCGCTCACGGCCGCGGACCCGGCCCTGAAGCCGCTGGTCGGCCCGGCCCGCACCGACCCGGACCTGCTGTACTTCCACAAGGCCGCCGGGGGCGCGGCGTATCGGGACTGGCTGGCCAACGACCAGCGCCTCGCAACGACCCTGACGAGCCTCACCAACCAGGACGCGAGCCACCGTGCGGCGGTCCGCGTGCTCGGAAGGATCTTCAAGCCGGCGTTCGTGCAGCGCATCGTCGCCGGTAAATTCTCGTCGACCGCCAATGACCTGACGGCCGCGCAGGCGGTTTACAACCTGTACTCGATCGCCCCGGCGATGCGCGACGAGAGTCCCGCCGGCCGGGGCTGGGGCATGGACCGGTACCTCGCGCCGCGGGACGCGGCGTGGTTCGGATACCTCAGCGACCTGGCGGACTTCTACAAGAAGGGCCCGAGCTTCGCCGACAGCGACATCACGTACAAGATGGCGAACGTCCTGCTCGACGACTTCTTCAAGCAGGCGGAGGCCAAGCGTGACGGCACGAGCGCCCTTGGCGCCGAACTCCGTTTCACGCATGCCGAGGAGATCATCCCGCTGGCCGCCCTGATGCGGCTGCCGGGCAGCACGAAGGCGGTGACGGTCGGCCAGCCGTTCACGTACGCGACGAACCCGTGGCGTGGCGCGGCCGTGTCGCCGATGGCGGCGAACATCCAGTGGGACATGTATCGCAAGGGCGACACGTACCTGGTCCGCGCGCTCTACAACGAGCAGGAGACCGCCTTCAAGCCGGGTTGCCGCGCGGTCTCGAAGGGCAGCTACTTCTACGACCTGAGCGAGCTGGAGCGGTGCTTCGGGCGTACGGGGTCGTAG
- the pafA gene encoding Pup--protein ligase, translated as MQRRIFGIETEFGVTCTFHGQRRLSPDEVARYLFRRVVSWGRSSNVFLRNGSRLYLDVGSHPEYATAECDDLTQLVTHDKAGERILEDLLVDAERRLADEGIGGDIFLFKNNTDSAGNSYGCHENYCVARAGEFSRIADVLLPFLVTRQLICGAGKVLQTPRGAVYCLSQRAEHIWEGVSSATTRSRPIINTRDEPHADAERYRRLHVIVGDSNMSEVTTLLKVGSANLVLEMIEQGVQFRDFSLDNPIRAIREISHDLTGRRLVRLAGGREASALDIQREYHAKAVEHVASRTNDPTSQRIVELWGKVLDAVEQQDLSKIDREIDWAVKHRLIERYQAKHGLELSSPRIAQLDLAYHDIRRGRGIFDLLQRKDLVHRVTDDGEIEAAKDTPPQTTRAKLRGDFIAAAQAAGRDFTVDWVHLKLNDQAQRTVLCKDPFRAVDERVERLISSL; from the coding sequence ATGCAGCGGCGGATCTTCGGAATCGAGACCGAGTTCGGGGTGACCTGCACGTTCCACGGGCAGCGTCGGTTGTCACCCGACGAGGTGGCGCGGTACCTGTTCCGGCGCGTCGTGTCGTGGGGGCGCTCGTCGAACGTCTTCCTGCGCAACGGCTCGCGCCTGTACCTGGACGTCGGCTCCCACCCGGAGTACGCGACCGCCGAGTGTGACGACCTCACCCAGCTGGTCACGCACGACAAGGCCGGCGAGCGGATCCTGGAGGACCTGCTCGTCGACGCCGAGCGGCGACTGGCCGACGAGGGCATCGGCGGCGACATCTTCCTGTTCAAGAACAACACCGACTCGGCCGGCAACTCCTACGGCTGCCACGAGAACTACTGCGTGGCCAGAGCCGGCGAGTTCTCCCGGATCGCCGACGTGCTGCTGCCGTTCCTGGTGACCAGGCAGCTGATCTGCGGCGCCGGCAAGGTGCTGCAGACCCCGCGCGGCGCCGTGTACTGCCTGTCGCAGCGGGCCGAGCACATCTGGGAGGGCGTGTCCAGCGCGACCACCCGGTCCCGGCCGATCATCAACACCCGCGACGAGCCGCATGCCGACGCCGAGCGCTACCGGCGGCTGCACGTGATCGTCGGCGACTCCAACATGTCCGAGGTGACGACGCTGCTCAAGGTGGGCAGCGCCAACCTGGTGCTGGAGATGATCGAGCAGGGCGTGCAGTTCCGTGACTTCAGCCTGGACAACCCGATCCGGGCCATCCGCGAGATCAGCCACGACCTGACCGGCCGGCGCCTGGTCCGGCTGGCCGGCGGGCGGGAGGCCTCCGCGCTGGACATCCAGCGGGAGTACCACGCCAAGGCCGTCGAGCACGTCGCGTCGCGGACCAACGACCCCACCTCGCAGCGGATCGTCGAGCTGTGGGGCAAGGTGTTGGACGCCGTCGAGCAGCAGGACCTGTCCAAGATCGACCGGGAGATCGACTGGGCCGTCAAGCACCGCCTGATCGAGCGCTACCAGGCCAAGCACGGTCTGGAGCTGTCCAGCCCCCGTATCGCCCAGCTCGACCTGGCCTACCACGACATCCGGCGCGGGCGCGGCATCTTCGACCTGCTCCAGCGCAAGGATCTCGTGCACCGCGTCACCGACGACGGCGAGATCGAGGCGGCCAAGGACACCCCGCCCCAGACCACCCGGGCCAAGCTCCGCGGCGACTTCATCGCCGCCGCCCAGGCCGCCGGGCGTGACTTCACCGTCGACTGGGTGCACCTCAAGCTCAACGACCAGGCCCAGCGGACCGTGCTCTGCAAGGACCCGTTCCGCGCGGTCGACGAACGAGTCGAGCGCCTGATCTCCAGCCTCTGA
- a CDS encoding helix-turn-helix transcriptional regulator, which produces MSIARAERLVNLVLCLLSTRQYLTADRIRTIVPGYPEDANPEAFYRMFERDKAELRDLGIPLETGRNNPFDPADGYRIARRDYELGDIDLEPDEAAAVALAVRLWDSPELTGAAEVALLKLRAAGVDVDQAAPAAVEPRVRASEPAFATLLQAVQTGRVVTFDYRRPVPAEVRTRTVEPWGVVSWRGRWYLVGHDRDRRAPRCFRLSRIVGDAKAVSKPGEVHAPAGVDLMSYVKGFEDGHAQGTLARLWVAKGQAQGLRRRAEVVGTDVLDGVEGDLLEIELTLPESAAGWIAGFGADVEVIEPELLRKSVYERLLGALGAVEGKAS; this is translated from the coding sequence GTGTCCATAGCCCGTGCCGAACGGCTCGTCAACCTCGTGCTGTGCCTGCTGTCGACCCGGCAGTACCTGACGGCCGACCGGATCAGGACGATCGTGCCCGGCTACCCGGAGGACGCCAACCCGGAGGCGTTCTACCGGATGTTCGAGCGCGACAAGGCCGAGCTGCGCGACCTGGGCATCCCGCTGGAGACCGGCCGCAACAACCCGTTCGACCCGGCCGACGGCTACCGCATCGCCCGCCGCGACTACGAGCTGGGCGACATCGACCTGGAGCCGGACGAGGCCGCGGCGGTGGCGCTGGCCGTGCGGCTGTGGGACTCGCCGGAGCTGACCGGCGCGGCCGAGGTGGCGCTGCTGAAGCTGCGCGCTGCCGGTGTTGACGTGGACCAGGCGGCGCCGGCCGCGGTGGAGCCGCGGGTGCGGGCCAGCGAACCGGCGTTCGCGACGCTGCTGCAGGCCGTGCAGACCGGACGGGTCGTCACGTTCGACTACCGCCGCCCGGTGCCGGCGGAGGTGCGGACGCGGACCGTGGAGCCGTGGGGCGTCGTGTCGTGGCGCGGCCGCTGGTACCTGGTCGGGCACGACCGCGACCGGCGGGCCCCGCGCTGCTTCCGGCTGTCGCGGATCGTCGGCGACGCCAAGGCCGTGAGCAAGCCGGGCGAGGTGCACGCGCCGGCCGGCGTGGACCTGATGAGCTACGTGAAGGGCTTCGAGGACGGGCACGCGCAGGGCACGCTGGCCCGGCTGTGGGTGGCCAAGGGGCAGGCGCAGGGGCTGCGGCGGCGGGCCGAGGTGGTCGGCACGGACGTCCTCGACGGAGTCGAGGGTGACCTGCTGGAGATCGAGCTGACCCTGCCCGAGTCGGCCGCGGGCTGGATCGCCGGCTTCGGCGCGGACGTCGAGGTGATCGAGCCCGAGCTGCTGCGCAAGTCGGTGTACGAGCGGCTGCTCGGTGCGTTGGGCGCGGTCGAGGGGAAGGCGTCATGA
- a CDS encoding SRPBCC family protein, whose product MPSTDLIYTYVVPARPDKVFEHLADPANYVGLSPLVVKVYDVDETGYTAVERFRLGPVKYDNHIRVNLTVGDNVVASDVHSPGGVRMAHRFELSDHVDGCEIVERAHLTAPFGLVRFTAAQARGVLHARRAILTGRLEG is encoded by the coding sequence GTGCCGTCGACTGATCTGATCTACACGTACGTGGTCCCGGCGCGCCCGGACAAGGTGTTCGAACACCTCGCCGACCCGGCCAACTACGTCGGACTGTCGCCACTCGTGGTCAAGGTGTACGACGTCGACGAAACGGGCTACACGGCGGTCGAACGGTTCCGGCTCGGCCCGGTCAAGTACGACAACCACATCAGGGTGAACCTGACCGTCGGCGACAACGTCGTGGCTAGTGACGTGCATAGTCCGGGCGGTGTGCGGATGGCTCACCGGTTCGAGCTGTCGGACCACGTCGACGGCTGCGAGATCGTGGAGCGGGCGCATCTGACGGCGCCGTTCGGGCTGGTGCGGTTCACCGCAGCGCAGGCGCGGGGCGTGCTGCACGCCCGAAGAGCGATCCTGACCGGCAGGCTGGAGGGCTAA
- the tatC gene encoding twin-arginine translocase subunit TatC — protein sequence MTSEDKSERKGKKRRRRSRRHNPDGTMTLMEHLYDLRYRLGMALLGVFIGAIIGFVWFEVTIPPIPTLGQLLLKPYQAIPRNLLLPGTEGKLLQGSPFEGFMVRLQVGIAVGAVLFSPMWLYQLWAFITPGLYAKEKKFARIFVTCAVLLFIGGAVLAYLVVPEALTVLSSISASEFVTALTADKYISFMLALLVIFGISFELPLLVVMLNKVGILPYEKLKKWRRGIIFGLFCFAAVATPGQDPISMCVLAGALTVLFEVAVQISRLNDRKKGKDDEWAGLSDDEASPLNYEPQPEQATPESEVRAKTYDEDAT from the coding sequence GTGACGTCCGAGGACAAGTCGGAGCGCAAGGGCAAGAAGCGGCGTCGCCGCAGCCGTCGGCACAACCCCGACGGCACGATGACGCTGATGGAGCACCTGTACGACCTGCGGTACCGCCTCGGCATGGCGCTGCTCGGGGTGTTCATCGGCGCGATCATCGGCTTCGTCTGGTTCGAGGTCACCATCCCGCCGATCCCGACGCTGGGCCAGCTGCTGCTCAAGCCGTACCAGGCCATTCCGCGCAACCTGCTGCTGCCGGGCACCGAGGGCAAGCTGCTTCAGGGCAGCCCGTTCGAGGGCTTCATGGTGCGGTTGCAGGTCGGTATCGCGGTCGGCGCGGTGCTGTTCAGCCCGATGTGGCTGTACCAGCTGTGGGCGTTCATCACCCCGGGCCTGTACGCCAAGGAGAAGAAGTTCGCGCGGATCTTCGTGACCTGCGCGGTGCTGCTGTTCATCGGCGGCGCGGTGCTGGCCTACCTGGTCGTGCCCGAGGCGTTGACCGTGCTGTCCAGCATCAGCGCCAGCGAGTTCGTCACGGCGCTGACGGCCGACAAGTACATCTCGTTCATGCTGGCGCTGCTGGTCATCTTCGGCATCAGCTTCGAGCTGCCGCTGCTGGTGGTGATGCTGAACAAGGTCGGCATCCTGCCGTACGAGAAGCTCAAGAAGTGGCGCCGCGGCATCATCTTCGGCCTGTTCTGCTTCGCCGCCGTCGCCACGCCGGGCCAGGACCCGATCTCCATGTGTGTGCTGGCCGGCGCGCTGACCGTGCTGTTCGAGGTGGCGGTGCAGATCTCCCGCCTGAACGACCGCAAGAAGGGCAAGGACGACGAGTGGGCCGGCCTCTCGGACGACGAGGCATCGCCGCTCAACTACGAACCGCAGCCGGAGCAGGCCACGCCTGAGTCCGAGGTCCGCGCCAAGACGTACGACGAAGACGCCACGTGA
- a CDS encoding isocitrate lyase/PEP mutase family protein: protein MTSFRELHQSGFFVLPNAWDPASARLLSTVPGVPALGTTSAGVAAALGLPDGQRMPMATMVDAVGKIVEASAVPVSADLEGGYDDVRATVRAALDVGVVGVNIEDTRYPDTKLWSPEEAAERIAQVRALDAELVINARTDVWWFGDGGMDEGLARMRLFLEAGADCLFAPGLPEARIPEIIAELPGVALNVLASPTLPSLETLAAMGVRRVSTGSALARLAWGSARDALSSVLGGGGFAGIGGTLSYRDLTEALDKRY from the coding sequence ATGACGAGCTTCCGGGAGCTGCACCAGAGCGGCTTTTTCGTGCTGCCCAACGCCTGGGATCCGGCGTCGGCGCGGCTGCTGTCGACGGTGCCGGGGGTGCCGGCGCTGGGCACGACGAGTGCGGGCGTGGCGGCGGCGCTGGGGCTGCCGGACGGGCAGCGGATGCCGATGGCGACGATGGTCGACGCGGTGGGAAAGATCGTCGAAGCCTCGGCGGTGCCGGTGTCGGCCGACCTGGAAGGCGGCTACGACGATGTGCGGGCCACGGTCCGCGCGGCGCTGGATGTCGGCGTGGTCGGGGTGAACATCGAGGACACGCGCTACCCGGACACGAAGCTGTGGAGTCCGGAGGAAGCGGCCGAACGCATTGCCCAGGTCCGCGCGCTGGACGCGGAGCTGGTGATCAATGCCCGTACCGACGTCTGGTGGTTCGGCGACGGCGGAATGGACGAGGGCCTGGCCCGGATGCGGCTGTTTCTCGAGGCCGGCGCGGACTGCCTGTTCGCCCCGGGACTGCCGGAGGCGAGAATTCCGGAGATCATCGCCGAACTGCCCGGTGTCGCGCTCAACGTGCTCGCCTCACCCACGCTGCCCTCGCTGGAAACGTTGGCGGCCATGGGAGTTCGCCGTGTCTCCACCGGCTCGGCGCTGGCCCGGCTGGCCTGGGGCAGCGCCCGAGATGCCCTCAGCTCCGTGCTCGGCGGCGGCGGGTTCGCCGGTATCGGCGGCACGCTCAGTTATCGCGACCTGACCGAAGCGCTCGATAAACGCTATTAA
- a CDS encoding helix-turn-helix transcriptional regulator: MSSGGGTDRLTRLLALVPYLIARPGIRVDEAAADFGVTARQLRKDLELLWMCGLPGYGPGDLIDLSFEGETITVTFDAGMNKPLRLTGAEATALLVALRALADTPGVADTDAVRRALAKVEAAAGEAQPAGVVVGLAAPEAEATAEVREIVRDALSRKRALRIRYYTASRDEITERVVDPMRALLVEGRNYLEAWCRCASDVRLFRLDRIDDIEVLDEAAAPPPYAEPTDVSGGLFRPEAGQQVAVLRLEPDARWISEYYAVDEQTELDGGRCRVVMRYTDPTWMARLVIGTGGLAVAEGPAELVDLIRERTSAALRRFGRQLAG; encoded by the coding sequence ATGAGTTCGGGTGGGGGGACGGACCGGCTGACCCGGTTGCTGGCGCTGGTGCCGTACCTGATCGCGCGGCCCGGTATCCGCGTCGACGAGGCGGCGGCCGATTTCGGCGTGACGGCGCGGCAGCTGCGCAAGGACCTCGAGCTGCTGTGGATGTGCGGGCTGCCGGGCTACGGGCCCGGCGACCTGATCGACCTGTCGTTCGAGGGCGAGACGATCACCGTCACGTTCGATGCCGGCATGAACAAGCCGCTGCGGCTGACCGGCGCTGAGGCGACCGCGCTGCTGGTGGCGCTGCGGGCGCTGGCCGACACGCCGGGCGTGGCCGACACCGACGCGGTGCGGCGGGCGCTGGCCAAGGTCGAGGCTGCCGCCGGCGAGGCCCAGCCGGCCGGCGTCGTCGTCGGGCTGGCCGCGCCGGAGGCCGAGGCGACGGCCGAGGTGCGGGAGATCGTCCGGGACGCGCTCAGCCGTAAGCGGGCGCTGCGGATCCGGTACTACACGGCGTCACGCGACGAGATCACCGAGCGGGTCGTCGACCCCATGCGGGCGCTGCTCGTGGAGGGCCGCAACTACCTCGAGGCGTGGTGCCGCTGCGCCTCAGACGTGCGGCTGTTCCGCCTCGACCGGATCGACGACATCGAGGTGCTCGACGAGGCCGCCGCCCCGCCGCCGTACGCCGAGCCCACCGACGTCTCCGGCGGCCTGTTCCGGCCCGAGGCCGGGCAGCAGGTCGCCGTGCTGCGGCTGGAGCCCGACGCCCGGTGGATCTCCGAGTACTACGCCGTCGACGAGCAGACCGAGCTCGACGGCGGCCGGTGCCGTGTGGTCATGCGGTACACCGATCCCACGTGGATGGCCAGGTTGGTGATCGGCACCGGCGGCCTGGCCGTGGCCGAGGGGCCGGCCGAGCTGGTGGACCTGATCCGGGAACGGACGTCGGCGGCGTTGCGGCGGTTCGGCCGGCAACTCGCCGGCTGA
- a CDS encoding diacylglycerol/lipid kinase family protein, whose translation MTVALLVCPAAGLGAAGRVAGTVASRLRTACGDVQLLVASDAEGTNRLAHKAVRDGVEVLAVLGGDGAAHAGVQACAGTKTALAVIPAGTGNDFARALDLSLDGVVEALRTGRRRSIDLGRVQRGAWFGTVLCAGFDSAVNERVNRMRWPRGPRRYDLAIMLELAQLQSKPLTVRTPAGEVELEATLIAVGNTPFYGGGVPICPDADPGDGLLDVTIAGRASRTELMRILPKLRTGRHVDHPVVTTLRASSIAIAGNDWIGYADGERQRELPLTVECVPKALKVVA comes from the coding sequence GTGACGGTAGCGCTGCTGGTGTGCCCGGCGGCCGGCCTCGGCGCTGCCGGGCGGGTCGCCGGCACGGTGGCGAGCCGGCTGCGGACGGCCTGCGGTGACGTCCAGCTGCTGGTCGCCTCGGACGCCGAGGGCACGAACCGGCTGGCCCACAAGGCGGTCCGGGACGGCGTCGAGGTGCTGGCGGTGCTGGGCGGCGACGGTGCCGCGCATGCCGGCGTGCAGGCCTGCGCCGGCACGAAAACCGCGCTCGCGGTCATCCCGGCCGGCACCGGCAACGACTTCGCCCGCGCCCTGGACCTGAGCCTGGACGGCGTCGTGGAGGCGCTGCGCACGGGCCGCCGCCGGTCGATCGACCTGGGGCGGGTGCAGCGCGGGGCCTGGTTCGGCACGGTGTTGTGCGCCGGCTTCGACTCGGCGGTCAACGAGCGTGTGAACCGGATGCGCTGGCCGCGCGGCCCCCGCCGCTACGACCTGGCGATCATGCTGGAACTGGCCCAGTTGCAGTCGAAGCCGCTGACGGTGCGCACGCCGGCCGGCGAGGTGGAGCTGGAGGCGACGCTGATCGCCGTCGGCAACACCCCGTTCTACGGCGGCGGCGTGCCGATCTGCCCCGACGCCGACCCGGGCGACGGGCTGCTCGACGTCACCATCGCCGGGCGGGCCAGCCGGACCGAGCTGATGCGGATCCTGCCCAAGCTGCGCACCGGCCGGCACGTCGACCACCCGGTGGTGACCACGCTGCGCGCCAGCTCGATCGCCATCGCCGGCAACGACTGGATCGGCTACGCCGACGGTGAGCGGCAGCGGGAGCTGCCACTGACCGTCGAATGCGTGCCGAAGGCGCTGAAGGTCGTGGCCTGA